TGTCCAATCACTGCGCGGCTCAGAGGCCCGCCTCGCCTCTCAGAAAGCCCTGTTGGATGCCAAGATGGCCGATGCTGCCTCCCCTCCCCCACCGCCGCCTCCCCCTGCGCTCCCGTATGAGGACGACGCTCGCTCCGTCGGATCCACCGTAAATAACTCTTTATTGATCAGTGATCATTGATTCATCTGATCTGAGCTCTGTACAGGAGCTACAGCACCGAGCtgctcttcaaaataaaagcacggtttcaaaaatccaaattttCAACCTTAAAGACAgctggattgtgtgtgtgtgtgtgtgtgcgtgtgtgtgtcttcaggaTAAAACGAAGGAGAGGAGCTCTCGGTTCGACACTCTGCGTCACTCTCTGGCCGGAATGATTCGATCTCCTAAGGCCATGCTGGGCTCCTCCACCTCGGTGAGActcacctgtctgtccgtctgtccgtctgtctgtctctctgtctgtctctctgtctgtcttacctctcacctgtctgtctgtctcacctgagGATTGACTCAGTCGTAGACGATCAGTGCCTCTTCACTCTCCTCCCTCACTGTTGCATGTCATCATGTTTCTTGCTAATAAAGTTCATTTGAAGCCAGCCTgactgtgtgttcctgtgttcaTATCTGCAGCAGTTCTTTGATGTCATCCCCACGTCAGAGCGCCCCCTGGCGGAGCAGGAGTGGTATCACGGTGCCATCCCTCGCACAGAGGCTCAGGAGTTACTACGGCAACAGGGAGACTTCCTGGTGAGGGAGAGTCACGGCAAACCGGGCGAGTacgttctgtctgtgttttctgatgaGCAGAGACGACACTTCATCATCCAGTACGCCGATGTacgtatatacacacagtaatTGTGATGTCTGTGTCATTAATCAACGAGTTAACAgtctttaaaataacaaattcaAATGTTTCAAGACAATTTGTGTGCAGTGAGTATGTGTAGCTACATCACCGAGGTTCATATGCTGCACACTGTGTgtcaaagagagacagaaggacaaAATGGCcgacataaaatggctccgtgAGAGTGGCCAGCCTTGGttattagggatgcacgatatttTTTGCCAATATCCGATATGCCTGATAAGTCTCTTATGTAGTTGAATTGACACATTATTATGCAGACTCTTATCGTGTTGGCTCACCGGTAAATGCAGACATAAAATGCAAAGCTTAAaattctgaaatatttattcctaattcaaaataagaaaaatacttTATGTAAAACATGCCATATTTATTTATGCCAATTGCTTTTAAACAAAACAGGCTTAGATGATGCTCACCCTGAGACAATCATAACAATACCCACAACCAAGTAGCTAAACATAACTTCTGTTCACAGGGAACATGGGAAAAGTGCATTGTACAACTTTACAGCAATCAAACCCAAATAAAATAACTGTACTTTCACAGTAAATTAGTAGGATACATGTGTTTATCAGACTACAGCTTAAACTCAAACATAACTATACaacctttaaaatgattaaCTTAGGTCTGGGCTCAATCTGCACTGCATTGAGATGTGCAAACAAAATCACAAGAAGTGCAAAAAATATAAGCAGCTTCATTCCCTACTAGTCAGAAGTGGGCTCGGTCTACACTGCACTGTTGTATGAGCTACAAACAACACTGTAACAGAGAGGTAatgtgcaaacaaaaacaaaagtgcacaACATATAAGCTGCAGCTTCAGTCCTCAGTGAGAACACAGCCTCCCTTCTAAAGTCCAGGGAGGTAAGGCTCAGGTAAGGCTACATCATAAAAATACCTCTGACTGGGGACTGTGCAGCGAGGCTCAACGTAGTTCAAAAATCTGCGGAATCCAACGTCTTCAACGAATGAAAACGGCTGATTGTCCAGAGCGATACACTCGCTACTGCCCTCGGGTGGTCGCGGTTGTAATTCTTGGCTTTATCCCAGGACTGTAGAAGAGGCAGCTGGGGAGTTTTTCTCCCGCCGGTTACCTGTTGTTTCCATTCCTTGTTTGTTGTCACAAACTCGTGGTAACGTTCTGGATGACGGTTCTTCAAATGGACAATTAAGTTTGTGGTGTTAAAAAAATGCGTCTTGGCTCCTCCTCGCATCACTGATGCTGAACAATCAttgcaaaaacaaactttgcTATCCGTTTCCGACACCTTAAAAAACTTCCATGACGCCGACATTTTAAGCTTCTCCCTCGCTCTGCTGCAGGTTGATGTAGGTGACGTGTCACGTTGCGCTGTGCACGTAATCCTCGCGCTGTCGGGCATTTAATCTGATTAAATCAAGGAAGCAGCAGTCTATTTATTTATCGGCTTATTATATCGGCGTGTTCTCGGATATCAGATAGTTAATTTTAAAGTCAATATCGGCTGATACCGATAGCTTGCCGAAATTATCGTGCATCCCTATTGGATATTAGACTTAGTGGTCGTAGTAGAAGTgattgttgttgtagttgtaggaAAAATAAATTGTACATCTAGTGAAAGCTGTGGTAGTAAAGCCTAAATGTTTTAAAGACTGTACTGCTCCTCTCCACTGAAGCTCTGAACATTGTGTCACATACACATCCAATCAAcatctgaacaggactgaatattgacaaaaacataaacagtgaTTATGTGAAACCCGTGCGAGCTGTCAAAATGTCCGTTCAGCCCAGGTCAGGTCTCATGAAGCGTCACAGCAGACTGTTGCTGCTCAGTCTGAATGTTTCCATGTGTTGTTGGCTGCAGGAGGATCAGTGTGTTCCTGAGGCACACTGAATACACTGTGTTCACGactttttttacagtgtatttgtaATGAAGAACAGGATGGACTACACTGTAAGAAGTTGGCTGttaaaacctctctctctctctctctctctctcacttcaaattcaaaggagctttattggcatgaaagtttcaacaacgttgccaaagcatcaaaacacaatttgtccaaacaatcggacagaacacaacaaataacaacacaaacacaacaccaagattgatttacattaattatatatacagtatatcgtgtgtgtgtgtgcctgcgtgtgtgtgtgtgtgcctgcgtgtgtgtgtgtgtgtgtgtgtgtgtctcagggtgtgcatggtgacacatattgggcagcaggtatgccctgtctccttctcccaggagtattttaatgttgagaggtggttcagctctttgaactctgagattacagagttgaacttgttaaaataaatgttcctgctttcgttgaatgctttacattgtaggagaaagtgcatctctgtctcagcctcacctgtccagcagtgaccacatgttgtgttgtctcagcctcacctgtccagcagtgaccacatgttgtgttgtcttttggttgccgtgattgtttgtgtcttcctgtttggatggtcagtttgtggtcactgagcctgtacttggtgagcatctgtctctgcttcctatctctgacagcagagagatgttctgctcttcatcgtctctttttagggcgagataacgttctgatccactttggcttttagtttcttctttccaatgttcccggcaggtttctttacattgtgttataatgtgctttcctctgattggtgtttggagagcagtgttgttgtgaggctggtcagactgtctgagagggggcagtcagcctcagtaccagctgacataggggctcttttctgggctcagctcttgagtttggaggctttggagtggagggcgtCTCTGGCTGGATTTCAGCTGGttaaaagttgagcgttctctgttgaatgttaattatcagtgggtatctgcctcattctgctctacatgcatttgttggtgtgtttctgtgtgtgtgtaaaatgtgtctgctgaactctgcatgtaaagactctgctggatgtttgtcccagcgggTTCAGCTCtaatgactgagtggacccagacttcactaccgtacagcgcagtgggctggatgacactatcaaatatgtgaagccagattttgactggaatttggaaattataaaatgttctcttaattgcatgtagggctcttccagctgtttcttttagtgcgttcactgccatgttgaaactcctgatgctgtaatggttctctctctctgtctctctctctctctctctctctccctctctctctctggcagaGTCAGTACCGTTTTGAAGGGACCGGGTTCTCCACCATCCCTCAGCTCATCGAGCATCATTTCTCCACCAAACAGGTCATCACCAAGAAGTCTGGAGTCGTGCTGCTCAACCCTGTCATCAAGGCAACCACCACCATATATATctatacacccacacacatgacTTGGTGTATACACATTATTGAGGATGGGTATCATGAGGATTTTATTGATCAGTACCAATAACACTCCATAAAATAATCAGTCCATTTATCAATAGGTATCAATGTCTTCAGTATGGATTAAACCACCTGACCTATCAGTAGTTCTGACCAATGAGGAACTGACACGACACAAATCTACTAGATTACCTGCACGTATGCGTGTAAATGTGTAGATTACATAGACACATAAACATGTCAGGTTGTACACTTGATGTGTAGATGGACGGCTGAGTGATGTCCTGCtcagttttcttttcctctctgcaggaTAAGAAGTGGATCCTGAACCACGAGGACGTGGTGCTCGGTGAGCTGCTGGGAAAGGTGACCTCACTTcctacttcctgtttcctcctgtcaTCAATCACTCCGCCTCACTACACAGTTTTTCAAGGTTTTTGGCATTTGAAgcagtgtttttactgtttctctctctgcctccatgTCCCATCATGCCCTGCTGTTGGCTGGTTGCCAGGGTAACTTCGGTGAAGTGTTTAAAGGGACACTGCAGCGTGACAGAACGCCAGTTGCCGTCAAAACATGTAAAGAAGATTTACCTCCGGAGCTGAAGATCCGCTTCCTGTCTGAGGCCAGGTCAGCATCAATCAATACATCAACAATGAAATatgagaaaatatttttgtcaataaaCCTCATCAAACGACAACAGGAAAGAAAATCCTCCAGATCAGATACTTGATTATGACTGTATCTTATAAATACATGTGAAATACATCCAGGAAAATAAAAGTATCTATAAGACTGAAGCCctaaatcagtcaatcaatcaatcaatcaatcaatcaatatatGACTGAACAAAGACAATAAACTGAAGCactaaatcaatcaatcattatATGGAATTATATATAGAATtgtcagaaatgtaattttttcaaaattaattgtcatacatttgtatttctgttaaaaacacTAATAATTACACTTTTGTTGGTAAAcgtgtgtttattgtttattctaAGTGCTGAATGGTAACCAAACCTGCAGCACTGAAACACGTCTTCAACGAACTGAAACACGTCTTCAGCGAACTGAAAcacgtcttcaacaaactgaaacacgtccagtttcctacgatacagcacttagttACCATGacaaccttcatcaacatgtattGTTTACTGTAACTGACactgtctctgattggctgcaggatCCTGAAGCAGTACGACCACCCGAACATCGTGAAGCTGATTGGTGTTTGTACGCAGCGACAGCCGATCTACATCGTCATGGAGCTGGTTCCTGGTGGGTGGAGCTTCTTCAAGTTCAGTTGGTGCTCTGTTTTTATTGGTCGGTTTCTAACAGCTGTacttgatgtgtttgtgtgacccTGTCCTGCGTCTGTCAGGTGGAGACTTCCTGTCCTTtctgagaaagaagaaagacgAGTTAAAGACGAAGCAGCTTGTTCGCTTCTCTGTCGATGCTGCTGCCGGCATGGCGTACCTGGAGAGTAAGAACTGTATCCACAGGTAcataatcaatcaataatcaataccTGATCACTGCCGTGTCCGATAGACCCTGAACAAAGCACCTgctcaacacacaacacatttattttatatcattcggttcttacctgtgtgtctgtgtaccttttcgtgtgtgtgtgtgtgtgtatctgttcacctgtgtgtgtgtgtgtgtgtgtgtgtgtgtgtgtgttcacctgtgtgtgtgttcacctgtgtgtctgttcacctgtgtgtgtgtgtgtgtgtgtgtgtgtgtgtgtgtgtgtctgttcacctgtgtgtgtgtgtgtgtgtgtacctacCTATGTGTCTGCGtacctgttcacctgtgtgtgtgtgtgtgtgtgtgtgtgtgtgtgtgtgtgtgtgtgtgtgtgtgtgtgtgtgtgacagggacCTGGCAGCGAGGAACTGTCTGGTTGGAGAGGGCAGTGTGTTGAAGATCAGTGATTTTGGGATGAGTCGTCAGGAAGACGATGGGATTTATTCTTCATCTGGACTCAAACAGATTCCCATCAAATGGACAGCGCCAGAGGCTCTCAACTATGgtaacacacctgaaacacacttaacacacacctgaaacacacctgaaacacacttGATACACGCTTGACACACACTTGAAACACACCTgacaaacacctgaaacacacttGATACACACCTgacaaacacctgaaacacacctgaaacacacctgacaaacacctgaaacacacttGAAGCACACTTGAAGCAcacttgacacacacctgaaacacagctgacacacacctgccacaacttgttaaaaacaacattgtatAGGATGGCATAAACCTGTTTACACACTTGTAACTGTGATTGGTCCCTGATGTCTCCTGCTtctgaaacacacctgacacacacctgacacacacttgaagcacacctgaaacacacctgacacacacctgacgcACACATGAAGCACACCTGAAGCACACTTGAagcacacctgacacacacctgacacacacctgacacacacctgacacacacctgacacacacctgacacacagctgacacacagctgacacacacctgacacacacttgaagcacacctgaaacacacctgacacacacctgacgcACACATGAAGCACACCTGAAGCACACTTGAagcacacctgacacacacctgacacacacctgacacacacctgacacacacctgacacacacctgaaacacacttgaagcacacctgacacacacctgacacaacTTGTTGAAAACAACATTGTATAGGATGGCATAAACCTGTTTACACACTTGTAACTGTGATTGGTCCCTGATGTCTcctgctctgtgattggctgttgcAGGGCGTTACAGCTCAGAGAGTGATGTGTGGAGTTATGGGATTCTGCTGTGGGAGACCTTCAGTCTAGGGGTGTGTCCTTATCCTGGGATGACCAATCAGCAGGCCCGAGAGCAGGTGGAGAAAGGTAAAcgcacagagagaagaagaagagctgtaAACTGTCCACagctcttcatcatcttcatcatcatattAATAAATTGACGTCTCTTACAGCTCAGATCAGTTTTGTTCAATacctgatcaataatcaataagatgattaataaataaattcttATCTCATCAAATCTCTGCTAGTACATGCACCATGAAGTTACCATGAAAATATTaactcctccccctctctctctactgCTGGTTGCTAGGTTACAGGATGGCGTGTCCTCAGCGTTGCCCTGACGATGTGTACAAAGTGATGCAGCGGTGTTGGCAGTACAACCCTGAAGACCGACCCAAGTTCTCTGAGCTGCAGCGAGACCTCGCCGCCATCAAGAAgaagtgatgatgtcatcatacACCTCGCCGCCATCAAGAAGAAGTGATGATGTCACCATACACCTCGCCGCCATCAAGAAgaagtgatgatgtcatcatacACCTTGCTGCCATCAGGAAGAAGTGACGATGTCATCATACACCTCGCCGCCATCAGGAAgaagtgatgatgtcatcatacACCTCGCCGCCATCAAgaagtgatgatgtcattatacACCTCGCCATCTCATGAGAGACACAAGAACGTTCAGTTGCGTCCTCAGAATCAATCACCAGCaaagagttgttgttttttgctgttgGTGGGCGTGGTCATTTGGTGGGCGTGGTCTTCGTGTGGGCGTGTCTCTTCAGTAACAAGACGTTtataaaaacactaaatcttTGGTAACACTACAGACGGAGAGCGTGgagctgatgatgtcacagcgaCACACTGAGCGTGTCCGTTAATAAACAAACACtacaacatttaaaatcaagTCATCGCTGCAGAcagttagcatttagctgatgTTTAAACTCATTTAGCACAATGGAAACGAGTAGAGGTTAGCATGGATGTAGCTAGCTGTGTTAGCCTCTGAAAggtctccataatctcagtcAACACGacagaaactgaacaaactTGTCGCTCAAACAGGAGCTAACAAGGCTAACAGCTTAGCGTGATTGTAGCGATGGTTCCTTTTTGCTAACAGTCCGCTACAAACAAACTACAGTCAgttaatgaacaaacaaacaagcaaacggACGTCCAGCTTTgagcctcctgtgtgtgtgtgtctctgtgtgtgtgtgtgtgtgtgtgtgtgtgtgtgtgtgtgtgtgtgtgtgtgtgtgtgtgtgtgtgtgtgtgtgtgtgtgtgtggatgtggatgtgtgcgcgtgtgtttgCGCTGCTCAGCCATTCAAAGTTGACCACTGAACACAGTCAGACGTGAAGCCACACCCACCTGTCACTATTGTAACCGTGGCAACAGCTTGAACCCTAAATGTTTCCACTGCTGGGGACCAATCAGCTGTCAACACTAACATCaactctttattatttttatttattgttttaatattttaatgtttcatgaAACTTTTTTATAAATTGATGTGAAGCTGAAGGAGAACTGacctttattctgaaaatcCAGCTGTCAATCATCACTCAGACCACGCCCACTCTGAcctttgttattattttttaaccaaTCACTGACTTTTGTTGTCATCTAAAagttcacaaacaaaaataatcagatttcttttaaaaagaaggaaatgaaagtttataaaacaaaaagtttgttttttaagacttTAAAACCAAAGTAAGAAATTCATCCAATCAAACGGctccaaaacaacaaataaatgacatcatcagcactTACTCCATACATTTCCTGGTTGTCGTGGTAACTGAACTGACATCAGAtcacatgaaaatgtcaaaaagagaaaaagtttaatataaatgtttaaaaaaaacatgtatctgTGTTAAGGAATGGTGAGTCCTGATTGGTCAGCATCGCTTCCTGAATTGGTTGGGGGCGGAACTTAAATGTTAATGATGTCAGAGCGATGCCTACTGTTCCTGTAAATAAATCCaagatgtttttacagtttgtttttgttttgaaacactaatcatctgtttgtcttttgtatttgtttaaactttataaaaatattatcgtagcatttattatgaaaataaaacaaacaacaccaacaatcACTGATGTGTGACATCATTTCAACTGGCTAACAGGCTCATGTTGGCTAGctacatgctaatgctaactcTTATGAGGAATGATGTTATCTATGGACTGGGTTCTAACCCAATCAGCTGTGACTTTCTACATGACAGCTGTTTCTATGAAGATAACCAATCAGACGTCACATCCTGTTACAAAAACTGGAACATTGAATTGGTATTCATAGGAACTGCACTGAGCTGGTTCCTATTGATCAGACCTGTGCTAACAGAATCCACAAGGTTCTGTGCTTGGACTAATACGGTCCACTTTAAATATGCTTCCTTTAGGGAATATAATTACAAAACACTCCATTTTCAGTCTCATGTAGACGATACACAATTATACTTGACACTAATCCGTCAGTTAAACTTCGACACGTGTTAAGGACATAAAAACCAGGATGACCTGcaattttctgcttttaaactcagacaaacagaaaggaTTGTGCTGAGCCCTAAACATCTTAGAGACAGGTTGAAGTTGGACATTGGACGGACGGTCACTCTGGAGACAGTCAGCGGCGTCTCTTCCTCAGTGTCACCCAGTGTTGTCAGCAGGAGGACGGTCAGCTGCCTCCCAGAACCTCCCAGAACCTCGACCATCAATAACTTCATTTACACAATAACAATGTTTCTTCATGCTGACTTGATGATATTAGTGAAAATAATGATGaacaaaatgaaactaaacTGATTCCGTATTTTAATtgttaatgtgttaaaatattttattaatataatggcttttttttcaatagcttccatcTCATGTGACCCAATCTTATTACTGAATGGGACAAATAAGACACACCTGAGTGAATGTCTGTCAAATATCCAACTTAAAACTAACTTCACTGTGGTCATTAAGCTCCAGCACCACAGTGAGGACTCTGGGAGTTTTCTGTGATCCTGTCTCAAAAAGATGCAGAGAAATTAGTCCAGGCTTTTGTTCCCTCAAGGCTCGATTATTGTAATTCCTGTTTATCAGGCGGCTGTAATCTGTAAAGACTCGACTCTCCAAAACAAACCTCCAGTCACATAaacttgatttttatttcaggTCTACTTAAATTCTTTAGTTCAATCTTACGTCAAAACAAGTTACGTCAACACAATCTTTCAAATACATTCAACATGAAAACCACATGTGACATTAATAGTTGACCTGAGTGTGGAGCTGCAGGCTGTTGTTGGAGATGTTTGTTGCAGACTGAGGATCATGAGTGTCTGTGTCTGACATGCTGTTATTTAACTGTTGGCTTCCTTATtccatttattatttcattatttatcttTCTTTCCAGACTTTCTCTTGTACGTTGGCtcgtgtgtgttttctttcttaaatTATAAActtcatttttctgcattaaatcTCAACAGCACATTTTCACTGCTTTCATTAAGTTCAgtaattaatacaaataaattaactttgaaCCACAAAACCTGCAGAGTTTAACTGCACGAGGCGGAaaatactgcagtacttttactaaaatacacaaagatagtggtacttttacttcagtaactgaccaaacacacacacgcacacacacacacacagacaagatgGCGgaccgcagcagcagcagcgtctccACAACAGAAAGGCCTCAGAGTTAAACTTCTCCGGACTTTGTTAAACTTCACTTTTCCCGCTCTGAGCGGAGACATGAGCGGCCTCCGCCGCCTCTGACGCGTCGTTTCCCGGCTCGGTGTGATTCCCCGGTGATGTTCCCGTGAATCCGCCGCCGTCTGAAGCGGACTTTGGTCTTTTCTCCAAACCGGGAAGGTAAGAACGGCCGtgctgttagcttagctgcaTGCTAACCGTTTGTTTTGGTTGGATATCGCTGTTTGGACGGGTCTGTGGGCCCGCTGGGGTCGGTTACCGGGTTTTGCAGGACCGGACAGCGGAAGAGGACGTTCGATTACCCGGCAGACTGAGGgtatgtgtgaatgtatgcTGGGGAATTGACGGCAAAGTCTCGGGTCAGTGTTAGCCGCACAGTAACgtttagctagctaacagagctgctgctaTTGTCACAGATACACTGTATCTATGTACTTCtgcagtactacagtactactaccaCTGCGTACAGTTAAGGCTGGTCAAGGTACTACTGCTGGCTTTTACCACCAGTACTACATTGACTACATCTGCTGGTACTCCTTTGTTACTAACCCCACtcagaaaatacaaatacaggtACAGGTACTTGTTGGTACAGTACGTCTTGGTACAGGTATGTGTTGGTACAGTGTGTCTTGGTACAGGTACATGTTGGTACAGTACTTGTTGGTACAGTACGTGATGGTGAAGGTAGGTGTTGGTACAGTACTTGTTGGTACTGGTACTTGttggtacagtatgtgttggTACAGGTATGTGTTGGTACAGTACTTGTTGGTGAAGGTATGTGTTGGTACAGGTACTTGTTGGTACAGTACTTGTTGGTACAGTACGTGTCGGTACAGTACGTGATGGTACAGGTACATGTCGGCACAGTACGTGATGGTACAGGTACGTGTCGGTACAGTACGTGTCGGTACAGTACGTGTCGGTACAGTACTTGTTTGTACAAGTATTTGTTGGTACAGGTATGTGTTGGTACAGTACTTGTTGGTACAGGTACTTGGTACAATACTTGTTGGTACAGTACTTGTTGGTACAGGTACGTGTCGGTACAGTACGTGTCGGTACAGGTACTTGTTGGTACAAGTACTTGTTGGTACAGTACCTGTTGGTACAATACGTGTTGGTACAGGTACTTGTTGGTACAGTACTTGTTGGTACAGGTACGTGTCGGTACAGTACATGTCGGTACAGGTACTTGTTGGTACAGGTACTTGTTGGTACAGTACGTGTTGGTACAGGTACGTGTGATGTGTAAGAAACAGTGTGTAATCAGAGTACCTGTAGTACTACAGACAGCTGTTGTGTTGGTGATGTCACTGGAAGGCTGCATTTACACCAAATCTGACGTTACGGTGAAACGCTGCATGTTGGTGCAGCGGTCTGGGAgtcactccatggtccgtgCGTGTGACGTGTTTGGTCAGTGATCAGTTTGCTGAAAGACGAACATGCTATGTTGTTCTGTTACTAGCATGTTGTTCTGTTATTAGCATGTTGTTCTGTTATTagcatgttgttctgttactagcatgttgttctgttattagcatgttgttctgttattagcatgttgt
This portion of the Pagrus major chromosome 12, Pma_NU_1.0 genome encodes:
- the fer gene encoding tyrosine-protein kinase Fer isoform X1 yields the protein MGFGRDLRNSHEGLLKLQDWELKLLETVKRFMTLRVKSDKEYAALLLSMTQQTEKQEAADYVSTVSKSWSQVIRQTEALGRVMRSHADDLNSGPLHRLATLIRDKQQVKKSYQSLHQQLESHNHKVTRSDLDKLKATYRQLSRDANNAKEKYREALAKGREAERARERYDKATAKLHNLHNQYVLAVCGARTQQDEHRRRAAPALLDALQRMQEDMTLALKSILEEYCEISSLLTEEIVKVHQEISAAVQQIDPLAEYQHFIDAYRSPETPEASVEFDACLLEDTDNLPANDILWNTLTADSLQATLSSATEELVLTQQNLRTKEALADDLDTKIQTSQQSAERKSDCVLLLSQKLSLLELHHAVQSLRGSEARLASQKALLDAKMADAASPPPPPPPPALPYEDDARSVGSTDKTKERSSRFDTLRHSLAGMIRSPKAMLGSSTSQFFDVIPTSERPLAEQEWYHGAIPRTEAQELLRQQGDFLVRESHGKPGEYVLSVFSDEQRRHFIIQYADSQYRFEGTGFSTIPQLIEHHFSTKQVITKKSGVVLLNPVIKDKKWILNHEDVVLGELLGKGNFGEVFKGTLQRDRTPVAVKTCKEDLPPELKIRFLSEARILKQYDHPNIVKLIGVCTQRQPIYIVMELVPGGDFLSFLRKKKDELKTKQLVRFSVDAAAGMAYLESKNCIHRDLAARNCLVGEGSVLKISDFGMSRQEDDGIYSSSGLKQIPIKWTAPEALNYGRYSSESDVWSYGILLWETFSLGVCPYPGMTNQQAREQVEKGYRMACPQRCPDDVYKVMQRCWQYNPEDRPKFSELQRDLAAIKKK
- the fer gene encoding tyrosine-protein kinase Fer isoform X2 — its product is MGFGRDLRNSHEGLLKLQDWELKLLETVKRFMTLRVKSDKEYAALLLSMTQQTEKQEAADYVSTVSKSWSQVIRQTEALGRVMRSHADDLNSGPLHRLATLIRDKQQVKKSYQSLHQQLESHNHKVTRSDLDKLKATYRQLSRDANNAKEKYREALAKGREAERARERYDKATAKLHNLHNQYVLAVCGARTQQDEHRRRAAPALLDALQRMQEDMTLALKSILEEYCEISSLLTEEIVKVHQEISAAVQQIDPLAEYQHFIDAYRSPETPEASVEFDACLLEDTDNLPANDILWNTLTADSLQATLSSATEELVLTQQNLRTKEALADDLDTKIQTSQQSAERKSDCVLLLSQKLSLLELHHAVQSLRGSEARLASQKALLDAKMADAASPPPPPPPPALPYEDDARSVGSTDKTKERSSRFDTLRHSLAGMIRSPKAMLGSSTSFFDVIPTSERPLAEQEWYHGAIPRTEAQELLRQQGDFLVRESHGKPGEYVLSVFSDEQRRHFIIQYADSQYRFEGTGFSTIPQLIEHHFSTKQVITKKSGVVLLNPVIKDKKWILNHEDVVLGELLGKGNFGEVFKGTLQRDRTPVAVKTCKEDLPPELKIRFLSEARILKQYDHPNIVKLIGVCTQRQPIYIVMELVPGGDFLSFLRKKKDELKTKQLVRFSVDAAAGMAYLESKNCIHRDLAARNCLVGEGSVLKISDFGMSRQEDDGIYSSSGLKQIPIKWTAPEALNYGRYSSESDVWSYGILLWETFSLGVCPYPGMTNQQAREQVEKGYRMACPQRCPDDVYKVMQRCWQYNPEDRPKFSELQRDLAAIKKK